From one Rhopalosiphum padi isolate XX-2018 chromosome 2, ASM2088224v1, whole genome shotgun sequence genomic stretch:
- the LOC132919998 gene encoding phospholipase A2 hemilipin-like isoform X1: MKIKLILILLFFAAMSANCSGTLIIVDKLRKKALEITLKSPICRIYNNRNDIQVLLKTNPLFVYESMYVESVELFYKICKGTQRGPCQNIEFIYPGTKWCGPGNIAKNYSDLGVYRDEDICCREHDHCTRTLETGQCYFNLCNTSPYTRSHCECDGKFQQCLNKVNTSTAHTLGVIFFNIVKVMCFKEECLFGGCIQKFEIIPNYHQQGRSMDILTTDHLFNIFTKIVTDFVRYALK; this comes from the exons ATGAAG attaaattaattctcATACTGTTATTTTTTGCTGCAATGTCGGCAAACTGCAGTGGGACATTGATTATAGTTgataaattacgaaaaaaagCATTGGAAATTACACTCAAAAGTCCAATTTGccgtatttataataacag gaaTGACATACAAGTACTTTTGAAAACAAATCCTTTATTTGTTTATGAATCAATGTATGTTGAATCAGTAGAGTTgttctataaaatatgcaaaggTACACAACGAGGCCCGTGTCAAAATATTGAGTTCATATATCCag GAACAAAATGGTGTGGGCCAGGTAATATTGCTAAAAATTATTCAGATCTGGGAGTTTATCGTGATGAAGATATTTGTTGTCGAGAACATGATCATTGTACCAGAACTTTAGAAACTGGtcaatgttattttaatctttGTAATACTTCTCCTTATACTAg ATCTCATTGTGAATGCGATGGAAAATTTCAGCAATGTTTAAACAAAGTCAATACATCCACTGCTCACACATTGGgtgtcatattttttaatatagtaaaagtGATGTGCTTTAAAGAAGAATGTCTGTTTGG gGGATGTATCCAAAAGTTTGAAATAATACCAAATTATCATCAACAAGGTAGAAGTATGGATATCCTGACCACAGATCatctattcaatatttttacaaaaattgtaacGGATTTTGTGCGTTATGCATTAAAATGa
- the LOC132919994 gene encoding uncharacterized protein LOC132919994 codes for MAAVKKNREKHSTKYLNLTDFERLESHVESEGDLLIKKLSLKQTDKHLTLEKHLTQERDFITSHEYISITEITKGEITLPEFCTKVNKASSNTLNYNANQKPSLKISDCLSRHERELALCVKPNSTETKLLEFALSCEANEIPKLNNICPIDHPINHLSQIHDEQFYHLNASPIKTSKMIRRKRRQLLQSFKKPIEIPEKPIKHYSNPKSLWDLKEDCKANSGLKLYTCEASKRTEQCIGVLEMANEKNKINDFSSSINGQRFVANCTQIPIINYTKMNEDQLKTLPYFQNYQKGIPSKILYVKNISKSVSEKHLISVFGKYNNLQNSDIIYRYMKKGKMKGQAFIEFEKIEVAEKALEENLGLILEEKPLIIQFGKK; via the exons ATGgctgcagtaaaaaaaaatagagaaaaaCATTCTACAAAATACTTGAATCTAACTGATTTTGAACGTCTTGAAAGCCATGTTGAGTCTGAAGGCGATTTGTTGATCAAAAAATTATCCTTAAAACAAACTGATAAACATTTAACTCTAGAAAa GCACTTGACTCAAGAGCGTGATTTTATTACCAGTCATGAATACATTTCCATTACCGAAATTACTAAAGGAGAAATTACATTGCCAGAGTTTTGCACTAAAGTCAACAAAGCATCttctaatacattaaattataatgctaaTCAAAAACCTTCGTTAAAAATTTCAGa TTGTTTGAGTCGTCATGAACGGGAATTAGCATTATGTGTGAAACCAAATAGTACTGAAACTAAACTTTTAGAATTTGCTTTATCGTGTGAAGCAAATGAAATTcctaaactaaataatatatgtccTATTGATCATCCAATCAATCATCTTAGTCAAATACATGATGAACAATTTTATCATCTCAATGCTTCACCAATCAAAACATCAAAAATGATTAGACGAAAACGAAGACAACTACTGCAATCGTTTAAAAAACCAATTGAG atacctgaaaaaccaataaaacattattctaATCCTAAATCTCTTTGGGATTTAAAAGAAGATTGTAAAGCAAACtctggtttaaaattatatacatgtgaAGCTTCTAAACGTACAGAGCAGTGCATTGGTGTATTAGAAATggcaaatgaaaaaaataaaattaatgatttttctagCTCTATCAATGGTCAGCGTTTTGTTGCTAATTGCACTCAAAttccaataattaattatactaaaatgaaTGAAGATCAATTGAAAACTTTACCTTATTTTCAAAACTATCAAAAAGGAATCCCATCaaaa atattgtatgtaaaaaatatttccaaaagtGTCAGTGAAAAACATTTGATATCTGTATTTGGAAAATACAACAATTTACAAAATtcagatataatttatagatatatgaAAAAAGGAAAAATGAAAGGACAAGCTTTTATTGAAtttgaaa aaattgaaGTGGCAGAAAAAGCATTAGAGGAAAATCTTGGACTTATACTTGAAGAAAAgccattaattattcaatttggaAAGAAATga
- the LOC132919998 gene encoding acidic phospholipase A2 PA4-like isoform X2, giving the protein MSANCSGTLIIVDKLRKKALEITLKSPICRIYNNRNDIQVLLKTNPLFVYESMYVESVELFYKICKGTQRGPCQNIEFIYPGTKWCGPGNIAKNYSDLGVYRDEDICCREHDHCTRTLETGQCYFNLCNTSPYTRSHCECDGKFQQCLNKVNTSTAHTLGVIFFNIVKVMCFKEECLFGGCIQKFEIIPNYHQQGRSMDILTTDHLFNIFTKIVTDFVRYALK; this is encoded by the exons ATGTCGGCAAACTGCAGTGGGACATTGATTATAGTTgataaattacgaaaaaaagCATTGGAAATTACACTCAAAAGTCCAATTTGccgtatttataataacag gaaTGACATACAAGTACTTTTGAAAACAAATCCTTTATTTGTTTATGAATCAATGTATGTTGAATCAGTAGAGTTgttctataaaatatgcaaaggTACACAACGAGGCCCGTGTCAAAATATTGAGTTCATATATCCag GAACAAAATGGTGTGGGCCAGGTAATATTGCTAAAAATTATTCAGATCTGGGAGTTTATCGTGATGAAGATATTTGTTGTCGAGAACATGATCATTGTACCAGAACTTTAGAAACTGGtcaatgttattttaatctttGTAATACTTCTCCTTATACTAg ATCTCATTGTGAATGCGATGGAAAATTTCAGCAATGTTTAAACAAAGTCAATACATCCACTGCTCACACATTGGgtgtcatattttttaatatagtaaaagtGATGTGCTTTAAAGAAGAATGTCTGTTTGG gGGATGTATCCAAAAGTTTGAAATAATACCAAATTATCATCAACAAGGTAGAAGTATGGATATCCTGACCACAGATCatctattcaatatttttacaaaaattgtaacGGATTTTGTGCGTTATGCATTAAAATGa